A region of Scleropages formosus chromosome 2, fSclFor1.1, whole genome shotgun sequence DNA encodes the following proteins:
- the gpr61 gene encoding G-protein coupled receptor 61 → MEPAVVSSWNSSHAGPRFQTAPPPNASGIAPPQAGTLAQSLALFAMLLMDLLAVVGNVAVMAVIVKTPQLRKFAFVFHLCLVDLLAALILMPLGMLSDRAFSSEALCRSYLCLSVCLVSAAILSISAINVERYYYVVHPMRYEVKMTLGLVASVLVGIWIKAIVMSALPLLGWAFQGTEVVPTPATPQVRGHCSLHWTGGSNRTIFMVLFTLLYFLCPVLIILVVYCNMFKVARVAAMQHGPLPTWVDTPRQRSESLSSRSTMVASSGGGPRATPQRTFNGGKAAVVLVAVGGQFLCCWLPYFSFHLYTGLASTPPASLAQLEEVVTWIGYFCFASNPFFYGCLNRQIRQELGKHLACFFKHGGPSEEDGLPSREASIEENFLQFLQGTGCNLEPRSSLGASSPKVEHRHNAAPLASDPPPQEAVAVDFRIPGQIVEETSEFMEHHHLNNDLILSDSCIRTMPPTKREL, encoded by the coding sequence ATGGAGCCAGCCGTTGTCTCGTCGTGGAACTCCTCCCATGCCGGCCCCCGGTTCCAGacagccccaccccccaacGCCTCAGGCATAGCCCCACCCCAGGCTGGGACACTCGCTCAGTCCCTTGCCCTCTTCGCTATGCTCCTCATGGACCTACTGGCAGTGGTGGGCAATGTGGCCGTCATGGCGGTCATTGTCAAGACACCACAGTTGCGCAAGTTTGCCTTCGTGTTCCACCTGTGTCTGGTGGACCTGCTGGCGGCACTGATTCTGATGCCACTGGGCATGCTGTCGGACCGGGCCTTCTCCAGCGAAGCCCTTTGCCGAAGCTACCTCTGCCTCAGCGTGTGCCTGGTGAGCGCTGCCATTCTCTCCATCTCCGCCATCAATGTGGAGCGCTACTACTACGTGGTGCACCCCATGCGCTATGAGGTGAAGATGACCTTGGGGCTGGTGGCCTCTGTGCTGGTGGGCATCTGGATCAAAGCCATTGTCATGTCTGCTCTGCCCCTGCTGGGATGGGCATTCCAGGGCACAGAGGTGGTGCCCACGCCAGCAACGCCACAGGTTCGCGGGCACTGCTCGCTGCACTGGACCGGCGGCTCCAACCGTACCATCTTCATGGTCCTCTTCACCCTGCTGTACTTCCTGTGCCCAGTGCTCATTATCCTGGTGGTGTACTGTAACATGTTCAAGGTGGCGCGGGTGGCAGCCATGCAGCATGGCCCGCTCCCCACCTGGGTGGACACACCCCGTCAGCGCTCCGAGTCTCTCAGCAGCCGCTCCACCATGGTGGCTAGCTCGGGGGGCGGGCCCCGCGCAACGCCGCAGAGGACCTTCAACGGCGGGAAGGCAGCAGTTGTGCTGGTGGCCGTTGGGGGTCAGTTCCTCTGCTGCTGGCTGCCCTATTTCTCCTTCCACTTGTACACTGGGCTAGCATCCACCCCACCCGCCTCCTTGGCCCAGCTAGAAGAGGTGGTTACCTGGATTGGGTACTTTTGCTTTGCCTCCAATCCGTTCTTCTACGGTTGCCTTAACCGACAGATAAGGCAGGAACTGGGCAAGCATCTGGCCTGCTTCTTCAAACATGGGGGACCTAGTGAGGAGGATGGCTTGCCCAGTCGGGAAGCCTCTATCGAGGAGAACTTCCTGCAGTTCCTTCAGGGGACTGGCTGCAACTTGGAGCCCCGCAGCTCCCTTGGCGCCTCCAGTCCAAAGGTGGAGCACCGGCACAATGCGGCTCCCCTTGCAAGTGACCCACCACCCCAGGAGGCTGTAGCTGTTGACTTCCGCATCCCTGGCCAGATCGTGGAGGAGACTTCGGAATTCATGGAGCACCACCACCTGAATAATGACCTTATACTCTCAGACAGCTGCATCAGAACAATGCCCCCCACCAAACGAGAGCTCTAA